A single region of the Plantactinospora soyae genome encodes:
- a CDS encoding hydroxyacid dehydrogenase — MSQANAGQSDHGGPAAGAARTIAVAAPPALRSLFFPGTLWKELTSLGPLRLPPDRADLADPTVLATLLRDAAIVVTSWGCAPLSAPVLAAAPRLRLLAHTGASVRPYATPASFARRVRVTQAGDAMAYAVGEQALGLTLALLHRVHRFDHALRTGVEWATAKAAPPRRELRGSVVGVVGASRTGRAYVGLVRALGGHVVVCDPFLTGADADALGVRRVSLDELLAGSTVVSLHAPVLPGTTGMIGARELALMPDGGLLVNTARSALVAGDALLAALRSGRIDAALDVFDEEPLPVDHPLRRLPNVLLTPHEAAGTVGSRRRAGEIVLAELRRFLAGEPLRHEVLSQDLARLG; from the coding sequence GTGAGCCAGGCCAACGCGGGGCAGTCGGATCACGGCGGACCAGCGGCCGGCGCGGCGCGCACGATCGCCGTGGCCGCGCCGCCGGCACTGCGGTCGCTGTTCTTCCCTGGAACCCTCTGGAAGGAGCTGACCTCCCTCGGCCCGCTCCGCCTGCCGCCGGACAGAGCCGATCTCGCCGACCCGACCGTCCTGGCGACCCTGCTCCGGGACGCCGCGATCGTGGTCACCTCGTGGGGCTGCGCGCCGCTGTCGGCGCCGGTGCTCGCCGCCGCGCCCCGGCTCCGGCTGCTCGCCCACACGGGCGCCTCCGTCCGGCCGTACGCCACACCGGCCTCCTTCGCCCGGCGGGTACGGGTGACGCAGGCCGGCGACGCGATGGCGTACGCGGTGGGGGAGCAGGCGCTCGGGCTGACCCTGGCCCTGCTGCATCGGGTGCACCGGTTCGACCACGCCCTGCGTACCGGCGTCGAGTGGGCGACCGCGAAGGCCGCGCCGCCCCGGCGGGAGTTGCGCGGCAGCGTGGTCGGGGTGGTGGGCGCGTCGCGCACCGGACGGGCGTACGTCGGACTGGTCCGGGCGTTGGGCGGGCACGTGGTCGTCTGCGACCCGTTCCTGACCGGCGCGGACGCCGACGCCCTCGGTGTCCGCCGGGTGAGCCTCGACGAACTGCTCGCCGGCTCGACCGTGGTGTCCCTGCACGCGCCGGTGCTGCCGGGCACCACCGGCATGATCGGCGCCCGGGAGCTCGCGCTGATGCCCGACGGCGGTCTGCTGGTCAACACCGCCCGGTCGGCGCTGGTGGCCGGCGACGCGCTGTTGGCCGCGTTGCGTTCGGGACGGATCGACGCCGCGCTGGATGTCTTCGACGAGGAGCCGCTGCCCGTCGACCATCCGCTGCGCCGGTTGCCGAACGTCCTGCTGACCCCGCACGAGGCCGCCGGGACGGTCGGATCGCGCCGCCGGGCCGGCGAGATCGTCCTCGCGGAGCTGCGGCGGTTCCTGGCCGGCGAACCGCTGCGGCACGAGGTGCTGTCGCAGGATCTGGCCCGGCTGGGTTGA
- a CDS encoding carbohydrate ABC transporter permease — protein sequence MTETLVPPAAAPTPPLPPEHRRRPYRPHRASRSWQLIRAVLLVIGAAITLFPFYAMVVLSFKPTGPVTFPDSLLPWPFSAEAYDAVFGAKSVLRWVWNTLVYSVVSVVGVLLLSSLAGYAFAKKRFPGKETMFWSFLAMLMVPYHVTMIPTFIIISELGGVDTYWGLILPTLANAQAVFLMRQFIASLPDSLFEAARLDGCSEWRVYVSIVLPLIKPILATLGVFVFLWHWNDFLWPLIVGQSTDMRTLTTGIASLQQENVPLNMLLAGSVIAFVPIFMAYLVGQRYFTEGVASSGIKG from the coding sequence GTGACCGAAACCCTGGTGCCGCCGGCCGCCGCGCCCACCCCGCCGCTTCCGCCGGAACACCGCCGGCGGCCCTACCGGCCCCACCGGGCCAGCCGGTCCTGGCAGCTGATCCGGGCAGTGCTGCTGGTGATCGGGGCGGCGATCACGCTCTTCCCCTTCTACGCGATGGTCGTGCTGTCGTTCAAGCCGACCGGACCGGTCACCTTCCCCGACAGCCTGCTGCCGTGGCCGTTCTCCGCCGAGGCGTACGACGCGGTGTTCGGCGCCAAGAGCGTGCTGCGCTGGGTGTGGAACACCCTGGTCTACTCGGTGGTCTCCGTGGTCGGGGTGCTGCTGCTGTCGTCGCTGGCCGGGTACGCGTTCGCCAAGAAGCGCTTCCCGGGCAAGGAGACGATGTTCTGGTCGTTCCTCGCGATGCTGATGGTGCCGTACCACGTCACGATGATCCCGACGTTCATCATCATCTCCGAGCTGGGCGGCGTCGACACCTACTGGGGCCTGATCCTGCCGACCCTGGCCAACGCGCAGGCGGTGTTCCTGATGCGGCAGTTCATCGCGTCGCTGCCCGACTCGCTGTTCGAGGCGGCCCGGCTCGACGGCTGCTCGGAGTGGCGGGTGTACGTGTCGATCGTGCTGCCACTGATCAAGCCGATCCTCGCCACCCTCGGGGTCTTCGTGTTCCTGTGGCACTGGAACGACTTCCTGTGGCCGCTCATCGTCGGGCAGAGCACCGACATGCGTACCCTGACCACCGGAATCGCCTCGCTGCAACAGGAGAACGTGCCGCTCAACATGCTCCTCGCCGGCTCGGTCATCGCGTTCGTGCCGATCTTCATGGCGTACCTGGTCGGCCAGCGGTACTTCACCGAGGGGGTCGCCAGCTCGGGAATCAAGGGGTGA
- a CDS encoding carbohydrate ABC transporter permease, giving the protein MEMVVLPGRRARRLRRPSAREAGTALLFILPCLALFVVFRFGPAIAGVVLGFTDYTIGGDTGWVGLENFRRLVDDPTFWSAVRVTVVFTLLSVPLSMLASLGMALLTRRAFRGAKIFRSIFFLPVVTSLVLAGVVFTWVFAEGGPWSSLMAGLGLPAGSWLADSVLVIPALVFVSVWSRFGYGMLILLARLQEIPAELEEAARTDGASAWQRFRYVTLPQLRPALFFVAIIETTVSFQVFDTVYVMTGGGPVRASYTLVYMLYDQGFRYFDLGYASAIGVALFVMTVVVALIQRLTLGREK; this is encoded by the coding sequence ATGGAGATGGTCGTGCTGCCCGGCCGTCGTGCTCGTCGCCTGCGCCGTCCCTCGGCGCGGGAGGCGGGAACGGCGCTGCTCTTCATCCTGCCGTGCCTGGCGCTCTTCGTCGTGTTCCGGTTCGGGCCCGCGATCGCCGGGGTGGTGCTCGGCTTCACCGACTACACCATCGGCGGGGACACCGGCTGGGTCGGGCTGGAGAACTTCCGCCGGCTCGTGGACGATCCGACCTTCTGGTCGGCGGTACGGGTGACGGTGGTCTTCACCCTGCTCTCCGTACCGCTGTCGATGCTCGCCTCGCTGGGCATGGCGCTGCTGACCCGGCGCGCGTTCCGCGGCGCGAAGATCTTCCGGTCGATCTTCTTCCTGCCGGTCGTGACCAGCCTCGTCCTGGCCGGAGTGGTCTTCACCTGGGTGTTCGCCGAGGGCGGACCGTGGTCGAGCCTGATGGCCGGCCTCGGTCTGCCGGCGGGGTCGTGGCTGGCCGACAGCGTCCTGGTGATCCCGGCGCTCGTGTTCGTCTCGGTGTGGTCCCGGTTCGGGTACGGGATGCTGATCCTGCTCGCCCGGCTCCAGGAGATCCCGGCCGAACTGGAGGAGGCGGCGCGTACCGACGGTGCGTCCGCCTGGCAGCGGTTCCGGTACGTGACCCTGCCGCAGTTGCGACCCGCGCTGTTCTTCGTGGCCATCATCGAGACGACAGTCTCGTTCCAGGTCTTCGACACGGTCTACGTGATGACCGGCGGCGGCCCGGTACGCGCCAGCTACACCCTCGTCTACATGCTCTACGACCAGGGCTTCCGGTACTTCGACCTCGGCTACGCCAGCGCGATCGGAGTCGCGTTGTTCGTGATGACCGTGGTCGTGGCGCTGATCCAGCGCCTGACCCTGGGGAGGGAAAAGTGA
- a CDS encoding ABC transporter substrate-binding protein yields MRVRKSLSAVAVALAAVLAATACGGSGSGDSDKKTVTMWMYPVIADEAKHRAFWDETVAAFKAQHPDIEVKTEIFPWANRDQALATAIAGNKGPDVVYLIPDQLPKYARNIEPVDAYLDDAARGDYLDNVVTSVTIDGKMMGAPVLTSAVTTICNKKVFDAVGQTTYPATWNDMLGMAPAFKAKGYDMTAYAGDVKNTLNQTFYPLLWQAGGEVFSPDGKSAAFDSDAGRKALTFVKQLVDGGFLDKSMLTTVPPVEQTRIAQNKVACVWHMEPQQVESFWGKENIKVLPPMTEARQIGYGTVGSLAMLRNAADKEAAGKWIAFVSAADVAKKYDTSSGFFAAKKSAGTLYAGDPVLGEQEKYVGMTTVGPLHEKARDVMGVLAPEIQAALLGKKSVDQALSDAAKAADPLLG; encoded by the coding sequence ATGCGTGTTCGGAAGAGCCTGTCAGCCGTTGCGGTGGCGCTCGCCGCCGTGCTCGCGGCGACCGCCTGTGGAGGGTCCGGCTCCGGGGACTCGGACAAGAAGACCGTCACCATGTGGATGTACCCGGTCATCGCCGACGAGGCGAAACACCGGGCCTTCTGGGACGAGACCGTCGCCGCCTTCAAGGCGCAGCACCCCGACATCGAGGTGAAGACGGAGATCTTCCCGTGGGCGAACCGCGACCAGGCCCTGGCCACCGCGATCGCCGGCAACAAGGGACCCGACGTCGTCTACCTCATCCCCGACCAGCTTCCCAAGTACGCCCGCAACATCGAGCCGGTCGACGCGTACCTGGACGACGCCGCGCGCGGCGACTACCTCGACAACGTCGTCACCTCCGTCACCATCGACGGCAAGATGATGGGCGCACCCGTCCTGACCAGCGCCGTGACGACGATCTGCAACAAGAAGGTCTTCGACGCCGTCGGCCAGACGACGTACCCCGCGACCTGGAACGACATGCTCGGGATGGCACCGGCGTTCAAGGCCAAGGGCTACGACATGACCGCCTACGCCGGGGACGTGAAGAACACCCTCAACCAGACCTTCTATCCGCTGCTCTGGCAGGCCGGCGGCGAGGTGTTCAGCCCGGACGGCAAGTCTGCGGCGTTCGACAGCGACGCCGGCCGGAAGGCACTCACCTTCGTCAAGCAACTCGTCGACGGCGGATTCCTGGACAAGAGCATGCTCACCACGGTGCCGCCGGTCGAGCAGACCCGGATCGCCCAGAACAAGGTGGCCTGCGTCTGGCACATGGAGCCGCAGCAGGTGGAGAGCTTCTGGGGCAAGGAGAACATCAAGGTCCTGCCGCCGATGACCGAGGCCAGGCAGATCGGGTACGGCACCGTCGGCTCGCTCGCCATGCTGAGGAACGCCGCGGACAAGGAGGCCGCGGGCAAGTGGATCGCGTTCGTCTCCGCCGCCGACGTCGCCAAGAAGTACGACACCAGCTCAGGCTTCTTCGCCGCGAAGAAGTCCGCCGGCACGCTGTACGCCGGGGACCCCGTCCTCGGCGAGCAGGAGAAGTACGTCGGCATGACCACCGTCGGGCCGCTGCACGAGAAGGCCCGGGACGTGATGGGCGTACTCGCTCCGGAGATCCAGGCGGCCCTGCTCGGCAAGAAGTCGGTGGACCAGGCGCTGAGCGACGCGGCCAAGGCGGCCGACCCGCTGCTCGGCTAG